One stretch of Chaetodon auriga isolate fChaAug3 chromosome 18, fChaAug3.hap1, whole genome shotgun sequence DNA includes these proteins:
- the taf1b gene encoding TATA box-binding protein-associated factor RNA polymerase I subunit B isoform X1 — MDEEHTAGYREPCAQCSAVDWGVSDECNFFCRSCHNMIERTRDVVDSTFNRGSTRISTLSRGIKNKRTKHGREWMICEGFQFILRNQANALLKLGVSPHFKDEVLCQLWRLYLQKSRQAYTYDSVRSSKFKVRGPNSDSDSAAESTVTFASETDVETNLSGTARSNAGSSSDWSLCSGSADTSSYLSRRMRQNRGLMSMRKTLALIHLALLWSREALTLSDLLRLVNEGHVPYVKSFEELPDEMKLEGKDALIFRVESIPSHQAVHKEAQNLVLFLELPAFPLIDRQSLLHPALLSLRYLTDANLPDELHLWVCRLMERAGMADQTFNTVDRSSRPVLPCHDVQAAALIIVTMKLMFGLDDHTEWDLSNQTGDQDDTGNMFSLRRWYRLLQAALTRAQQRTVHSVARKQWKAKKPLYLSRQEKCVVIKKKRIAEQVQICFEKLSSCPAGVDSVEPSSFRFCWGDEDGADGPSLHQKKLDGLVTLKHNVLTPSNSTYWHPALRPCNPRKCRSHYSEVESTLPRTFVWLLQLFSFLLDVKPAYLYEEVLRVERRVFSGKTPKTTGTRTRTRTRTRGQPRRGEDEKQDENPSSDISCSGSKR; from the exons ATGGACGAGGAGCACACG gCCGGGTACAGGGAGCCCTGCGCTCAGTGTTCAGCTGTGGACTGGGGAGTTTCAGACGAATGTAATTTCTTCTGCAGATCCTGCCACAACATGATCGAG AGAACCAGAGATGTGGTGGACTCCACCTTCAATCGTGGCTCAACCAGGATCTCCACCCTCAGCAGAGGAATCAAAAACAAGAGGACCA AGCACGGTCGTGAGTGGATGATCTGTGAGGGTTTCCAGTTTATCCTGAGAAACCAGGCCAACGCTCTGCTCAAACTGGGAGTCAGTCCACACTTTAAG GACGAGGTGTTGTGTCAGCTGTGGAGACTCTACCTGCAGAAGAGTCGACAGGCCTACACCTACGATTCGGTGAGGAGCTCCAAGTTTAAAGTG cgaGGTCCGAACTCGGACTCGGACAGCGCAGCCGAGTCGACCGTCACATTTGCCAGTGAGACAGATGTAGAGACGAACCTGTCCGGCACAGCCAGATCAAACGCAG GGAGCTCCAGTGATTGGTCGCTGTGTTCAGGCTCAGCGGACACCAGCAGCTACCTGTCCAGGCGGATGAGACAGAATCGCGGTCTGATGAGCATGAGGAAGACGTTGGCCCTGATCCACCTCGCTCTGCTCTGGAGCCGCGAGGCGCTGACGCTCAGCGACCTGCTCAG GTTGGTGAATGAAGGTCACGTCCCGTATGTGAAAAGTTTCGAGGAACTTCCTGATGAGATGAAGCTCGAGGGCAAAGACGCCCTCATCTTCAGAGTCGAG AGTATCCCGTCCCACCAGGCGGTGCATAAGGAGGCTCAGAATCTGGTTCTGTTCCTGGAGCTTCCTGCCTTTCCTCTAATCGACCGCCAGAGTCTGCTGCACCCAGCTCTGCTCAGCCTGCGCTACCTGACCGACGCCAACCTGCCCG ACGAGCTCCACCTCTGGGTCTGCAGGCTGATGGAGCGCGCCGGTATGGCGGATCAAACGTTCAACACGGTCGACCGCTCGTCTCGTCCCGTCCTGCCGTGCCACGACGTCCAGGCCGCCGCCCTCATCATCGTCACCATGAAGCTCATGTTCGGCCTGGACGACCACACTGAATG GGATCTGTCCAATCAAACGGGCGACCAGGACGACACAG GAAACATGTTCAGCCTGAGGAGGTGGTACCGGCTGCTGCAGGCCGCCCTGACCAGAGCTCAGCAGAGGACGGTCCACAGCGTCGCCAG GAAACAATGGAAAGCCAAGAAACCTCTTTACCTGAGCAGGCAGGAGAAATGTGTggtgataaaaaagaaaa gaaTAGCAGAGCAGGTGCAGATCTGTTTTGAGAAGCTGTCCTCTTGCCCGGCGGGTGTTGACAGCGTTGAACCGTCCAGCTTCAGGTTCTGCTGGGGGGACGAGGACGGAGCAGACGGTCCCAGTCTGCACCAGAAGAAGCTGGACGGACTTGTGACCCTGAAACACAACGTCCTGACTCCCTCAAACTCCACATACTGGCACCCAGCACTCAGACCCTGCAACCCCCG gaAGTGCAGGAGTCATTACTCGGAGGTGGAGTCGACGCTGCCTCGGACGTTCgtctggctgctgcagctcttcagcttcctgctggaCGTGAAGCCGGCGTACCTGTACGAGGAGGTGCTGAGGGTGGAGAGACGAGTCTTCAGCGGCAAAACGCCCAAGACGACcgggaccaggaccaggaccaggaccaggaccagaggTCAGcccaggagaggagaggacgagaaacaagatgaaaacCCTTCAAGTGACATCAGCTGTTCAGGTTCTAAGAGGTGA
- the taf1b gene encoding TATA box-binding protein-associated factor RNA polymerase I subunit B isoform X2, producing the protein MICEGFQFILRNQANALLKLGVSPHFKDEVLCQLWRLYLQKSRQAYTYDSVRSSKFKVRGPNSDSDSAAESTVTFASETDVETNLSGTARSNAGSSSDWSLCSGSADTSSYLSRRMRQNRGLMSMRKTLALIHLALLWSREALTLSDLLRLVNEGHVPYVKSFEELPDEMKLEGKDALIFRVESIPSHQAVHKEAQNLVLFLELPAFPLIDRQSLLHPALLSLRYLTDANLPDELHLWVCRLMERAGMADQTFNTVDRSSRPVLPCHDVQAAALIIVTMKLMFGLDDHTEWDLSNQTGDQDDTGNMFSLRRWYRLLQAALTRAQQRTVHSVARKQWKAKKPLYLSRQEKCVVIKKKRIAEQVQICFEKLSSCPAGVDSVEPSSFRFCWGDEDGADGPSLHQKKLDGLVTLKHNVLTPSNSTYWHPALRPCNPRKCRSHYSEVESTLPRTFVWLLQLFSFLLDVKPAYLYEEVLRVERRVFSGKTPKTTGTRTRTRTRTRGQPRRGEDEKQDENPSSDISCSGSKR; encoded by the exons ATGATCTGTGAGGGTTTCCAGTTTATCCTGAGAAACCAGGCCAACGCTCTGCTCAAACTGGGAGTCAGTCCACACTTTAAG GACGAGGTGTTGTGTCAGCTGTGGAGACTCTACCTGCAGAAGAGTCGACAGGCCTACACCTACGATTCGGTGAGGAGCTCCAAGTTTAAAGTG cgaGGTCCGAACTCGGACTCGGACAGCGCAGCCGAGTCGACCGTCACATTTGCCAGTGAGACAGATGTAGAGACGAACCTGTCCGGCACAGCCAGATCAAACGCAG GGAGCTCCAGTGATTGGTCGCTGTGTTCAGGCTCAGCGGACACCAGCAGCTACCTGTCCAGGCGGATGAGACAGAATCGCGGTCTGATGAGCATGAGGAAGACGTTGGCCCTGATCCACCTCGCTCTGCTCTGGAGCCGCGAGGCGCTGACGCTCAGCGACCTGCTCAG GTTGGTGAATGAAGGTCACGTCCCGTATGTGAAAAGTTTCGAGGAACTTCCTGATGAGATGAAGCTCGAGGGCAAAGACGCCCTCATCTTCAGAGTCGAG AGTATCCCGTCCCACCAGGCGGTGCATAAGGAGGCTCAGAATCTGGTTCTGTTCCTGGAGCTTCCTGCCTTTCCTCTAATCGACCGCCAGAGTCTGCTGCACCCAGCTCTGCTCAGCCTGCGCTACCTGACCGACGCCAACCTGCCCG ACGAGCTCCACCTCTGGGTCTGCAGGCTGATGGAGCGCGCCGGTATGGCGGATCAAACGTTCAACACGGTCGACCGCTCGTCTCGTCCCGTCCTGCCGTGCCACGACGTCCAGGCCGCCGCCCTCATCATCGTCACCATGAAGCTCATGTTCGGCCTGGACGACCACACTGAATG GGATCTGTCCAATCAAACGGGCGACCAGGACGACACAG GAAACATGTTCAGCCTGAGGAGGTGGTACCGGCTGCTGCAGGCCGCCCTGACCAGAGCTCAGCAGAGGACGGTCCACAGCGTCGCCAG GAAACAATGGAAAGCCAAGAAACCTCTTTACCTGAGCAGGCAGGAGAAATGTGTggtgataaaaaagaaaa gaaTAGCAGAGCAGGTGCAGATCTGTTTTGAGAAGCTGTCCTCTTGCCCGGCGGGTGTTGACAGCGTTGAACCGTCCAGCTTCAGGTTCTGCTGGGGGGACGAGGACGGAGCAGACGGTCCCAGTCTGCACCAGAAGAAGCTGGACGGACTTGTGACCCTGAAACACAACGTCCTGACTCCCTCAAACTCCACATACTGGCACCCAGCACTCAGACCCTGCAACCCCCG gaAGTGCAGGAGTCATTACTCGGAGGTGGAGTCGACGCTGCCTCGGACGTTCgtctggctgctgcagctcttcagcttcctgctggaCGTGAAGCCGGCGTACCTGTACGAGGAGGTGCTGAGGGTGGAGAGACGAGTCTTCAGCGGCAAAACGCCCAAGACGACcgggaccaggaccaggaccaggaccaggaccagaggTCAGcccaggagaggagaggacgagaaacaagatgaaaacCCTTCAAGTGACATCAGCTGTTCAGGTTCTAAGAGGTGA
- the adam17b gene encoding disintegrin and metalloproteinase domain-containing protein 17 encodes MRQGVTFLTVFIVLTEAAISPPADTEEEPYTSLRSMLDDFDVLPFSSLQTHSVRRRDVQTQTHVEKLLSFDALQRQFRLYLRTNDELFTEDFRAVIVDEDGRERSYSVNRHNYFTGHVIGEENSRVQAHIDDHEFSAHILTNEAEYNIEPLWRFTSAPPDGRLLIYRSEDIRNLSRLHQPSVCGYVTSDPSHLLPDSVKTAMLEEQEEEESVFRGKRQVHDHLKNTCPLLLVADHRFFKHMGREEESTTLNYLIELIDRVDDIYRNTSWDDEFIGYGVQIQQIIIEKSPTPVAPGKSHFNMKGSPVEGRDVWDVKKLLEQFSVDIAEKASNVCLAHLFTYQDFDEGTLGLAYVAPSKPDIPGGLCSKACPPSSNQQRAIYLNTGLTSTKNYGKTILTKEADLVTTHELGHNFGAEHDPDNIPYCAPREDQGGKYVMYPIAVSGDHVNNKLFSNCSKRSIVKRLRSKAPSCFKQRNINVCGNSRVEQGEECDPGLLHINSDRCCTTDCRLRAGAQCSDRNSACCKNCRFESEGEVCQEPIDATCKGHSYCTGNSSECPPPENAPNKTVCLDSGECLNGECVPFCQAILKLQPCACNETNSSCKVCCRSSSGVCAPYQDKTGSFLFLRKGKPCTVGFCDGAGKCMKQVQDVIERLWDFIDKLDINTFGKFLADNIVGSVVAFSLLFWVPFSILVHCVDKKLDQQYEQTTKSLFFPSNAELLSSLESASVRIFKPPSFPTTTNPAGLRFQPSGPQQTSTPPVSISGPGPDTDPAPGPGHPPPDSPRMATIQEDPSLDSHLDEEALEEAFGRPAGSAQRSFEDLTEKNVTSRSGKAMLFRLQRQHQIDTKETQC; translated from the exons ATGAGACAAGGAGtcacatttttaactgtttttatcGTTTTAACGGAGGCCGCCATTTCTCCGCCTGCAGATACAGAGGAGGAACCCTACA CGTCTCTCAGGTCCATGCTGGATGACTTTGACGTGCTGCCTTTCTCCAGCCTGCAGACTCACTCTGTTCGCCGCCGCGACGTCCAAACTCAAACACACGTGGAGAAACTTCTCAGCTTTGACGCCCTACAGAG GCAGTTCAGACTGTACCTGAGGACCAATGATGAGTTGTTCACGGAGGATTTCAGAGCAGTGATTGTGGACGAGGATGGACGAGAGCGAAGCTACTCGGTCAACAGACACAACTACTTCACTGGACACGTCATTG ggGAGGAAAACTCTCGCGTTCAGGCTCACATAGACGACCACGAGTTCTCAGCTCACATCCTGACTAATGAGGCAGAGTACAACATCGAG CCTCTCTGGAGGTTCACGTCGGCGCCCCCTGATGGTCGTCTGCTGATCTACCGCTCAGAGGACATCAGGAACCTCAGCCGACTGCACCAACCCTCAGTCTGTGGCtacgtgacctctgaccccagccACCTCCTCCCTGACAGTGTTAAAACGGCCATGTtggaggagcaagaggaggaag AGTCTGTGTTCAGAGGGAAGCGTCAGGTACACGATCACCTGAAGAAcacctgtcctctgctgctggtggccGACCATCGCTTCTTCAAACACATGGGccgagaggaggagagcaccACCCTCAACTACCTG ATCGAGCTGATCGATCGTGTGGACGACATCTACAGAAACACGTCGTGGGACGATGAGTTCATAGGTTACGGCGTCCAGATCCAGCAG ATCATCATAGAGAAGAGTCCGACCCCTGTCGCCCCAGGAAAAAGTCACTTCAACATGAAAGGAAGTCCAGTGGAGGGTCGAGACGTCTGGGACGTCAAAAAGCTGCTGGAG CAGTTCAGTGTCGACATTGCAGAGAAAGCCTCCAATGTCTGCCTCGCTCACCTCTTCACCTATCAGGACTTTGATGAAGGCACTCTGGGTCTGGCCTACGTCGCCCCGTCCAAACCGGACATCCCCGGGGGTCTCTGCTCTAAAG CTTGTCCTCCATCTTCAAACCAACAAAGAGCAATCTACCTCAACACAGGCCTGACCAGCACTAAGAACTATGGGAAAACCATCCTGACTAAG GAAGCAGACCTGGTGACGACTCACGAGCTCGGTCATAACTTCGGAGCCGAACACGACCCCGACAACATCCCGTACTGCGCCCCCCGGGAGGACCAGGGAGGGAAATACGTCATGTACCCGATCGCTGTGAGTGGAGACCACGTCAACAACAAG CTGTTCTCTAACTGCAGCAAGCGCTCCATCGTGAAGCGTCTGAGGTCGAAGGCTCCGTCCTGCTTCAAGCAGAGGAACATCAATGTGTGCGGTAACTCTCGGGTGGAGCAGGGCGAGGAGTGTGACCCGGGACTGCTGCACATCAACTCAGACCGCTGCTGCACCACCGACTGCAGGCTGAGAGCCGGAGCTCAGTGCAG tgaCAGGAACAGTGCGTGCTGTAAAAACTGCAGGTTCGAGTCTGAAGGTGAGGTCTGCCAGGAGCCCATCGATGCCACCTGTAAAGGACACTCGTACTGCACAG gaaacagcagcgAGTGTCCTCCTCCAGAAAACGCTCCCAATAAAACCGTGTGTCTGGACAGCGGAGAGTGTCTGAACGGAGAGTGCGTTCCTTTCTGTCAGGCCATCCTAAAGCTGCAGCCCTGCGCCTGCAACG AGACCAACTCGTCGTGTAAAGTCTGCTGTCGGAGCAGCAGCGGCGTCTGCGCCCCCTACCAGGACAAAACAGGCAGCTTCCTGTTCCTGCGTAAAGGCAAACCCTGCACCGTGGGCTTCTGCGACGGAGCG GGGAAGTGTATGAAGCAGGTCCAGGACGTGATCGAGCGTCTGTGGGACTTCATCGATAAGCTGGACATCAACACGTTTGGGAAGTTCCTGGCTGATAACATCGTGGGCTCAGTGGTGGcgttctctctgctgttctggGTCCCCTTCAGCATCCTGGTCCACTGTGTG GACAAGAAGCTGGATCAACAATACGAGCAGACCACCAAGTCTCTGTTCTTCCCCAGT AATGCCGAGCTCCTGAGCAGCCTGGAGTCCGCATCCGTTCGGATCTTCAAACCTCCAAGcttccccaccaccaccaaccccGCTGGGCTGCGTTTTCAGCCGTCCGGCCCGCAGCAGACCAGCACTCCTCCGGTCTCCATCTCTGGCCCCGGCCCCGATACCGATCCGGCCCCCGGTCCAGGTCACCCCCCTCCGGACAGCCCCCGCATGGCCACCATCCAGGAGGACCCCAGCTTGGACTCTCACCTGGACGAGGAGGCCCTGGAGGAGGCGTTCGGGCGTCCGGCGGGGTCGGCTCAGCGCTCCTTCGAGGACCTGACGGAGAAAAACGTGACGAGTCGCAGCGGGAAGGCGATGctgttcagactgcagagacaacaTCAGATCGACACCAAGGAGACGCAGTGCTGA